The Sorex araneus isolate mSorAra2 chromosome 5, mSorAra2.pri, whole genome shotgun sequence genome has a segment encoding these proteins:
- the LOC101556206 gene encoding G-patch domain and KOW motifs-containing protein-like, giving the protein MADSEGDGPGSAAVPAAPVSFSFSRKASRRRLADAGDGAAPGEKDFLKGVEGRELLSVRPAESRKPLAIPLPRSGPRRAQPPARPRAPPPEQPSEVLAQAVKELVEESRRSQEEREWAEGHPAPAIPVTQDGAGREPIAESRPEEANYEAVPVEAYGLAMLRGMGWKPGEGIGRTFSQVVKPRVNALRPKGLGLGANLVEVQSLAPTAPHRPSQPSEEHQDDEKEQPKELVPGGAVVVLSGPHRGLYGKVEGLDPDNARAMVRLAARSCMVTVSEYCLRPVSQQEFDKNSNPGQLNKTSYPTQQNGTGSQEPNHRENSARKRKHLPDHQRAPATKVNATTTSRTQHWLHRDLRVRFVDKQHKGGQYYNTKMTIEDVLSPDTCVCRTDEGQVLEGLREDMLETLVPRVEGHRVMVVLGPQAGKVGRLLGWDQAQSRAMVQLQRNSQLLELHYDAVCQYVGPSDIEDD; this is encoded by the coding sequence ATGGCCGACTCGGAGGGAGACGGCCCGGGCTCGGCGGCTGTCCCCGCGGCGCCCGTCTCCTTCAGCTTCAGTCGCAAGGCCTCCCGGAGGCGGCTGGCGGACGCTGGAGACGGCGCGGCCCCGGGGGAAAAGGATTTCCTGAAGGGCGTGGAAGGGAGGGAGCTGCTCAGCGTGAGGCCCGCGGAGTCCCGCAAGCCTCTGGCCATCCCTTTGCCCCGGAGTGGCCCCCGGCGCGcgcagcccccggcccggccccgggcgcCGCCCCCAGAGCAGCCCTCAGAGGTGCTGGCGCAGGCGGTGAAGGAGTTGGTTGAGGAGTCCAGGAGGtctcaggaggagagagagtgggcGGAGGGCCACCCCGCGCCGGCCATCCCCGTGACGCAGGACGGGGCAGGCCGCGAGCCCATCGCGGAGAGCCGGCCCGAGGAGGCCAACTACGAGGCGGTCCCCGTGGAGGCCTATGGGCTGGCCATGCTGAGGGGCATGGGCTGGAAGCCCGGAGAGGGCATCGGCCGCACTTTCAGTCAGGTGGTGAAACCCCGCGTCAACGCCCTGAGGCCtaagggcctggggctgggtgcCAACCTGGTGGAGGTCCAGAGTCtggcccccaccgccccccaccgcccATCACAGCCAAGTGAGGAGCACCAAGACGATGAAAAAGAGCAGCCCAAGGAACTGGTGCCCGGAGGGGCGGTGGTGGTGCTTTCCGGCCCACACCGAGGCCTCTACGGGAAGGTGGAGGGCCTCGATCCCGACAACGCGCGAGCCATGGTTCGTTTGGCCGCGAGGAGCTGCATGGTAACTGTGAGTGAGTACTGCCTGCGGCCTGTCTCCCAGCAGGAGTTTGACAAGAACTCGAATCCCGGACAGCTCAACAAAACTTCTTACCCCACACAACAGAACGGAACAGGCTCACAGGAGCCAAACCACCGGGAAAACTCAGCTAGGAAACGGAAACACCTTCCAGACCACCAGAGAGCACCTGCCACCAAAGTGAATGCCACCACAACCTCTAGGACTCAGCACTGGCTGCACAGGGACCTGCGGGTGCGCTTTGTAGACAAACAGCACAAAGGTGGCCAGTATTACAACACTAAGATGACCATTGAAGATGTCCTGAGCCCAGATACTTGTGTGTGTCGGACAGATGAAGGACAAGTCTTGGAAGGGTTGAGGGAAGACATGCTGGAGACACTAGTCCCCAGGGTTGAGGGCCACCGGGTGATGGTGGTTCTAGGACCCCAGGCTGGAAAAGTGGGACGGCTGCTAGGTTGGGACCAAGCACAGAGTCGGGCCATGGTGCAACTGCAGAGGAACAGTCAGCTTCTGGAGCTTCACTATGATGCAGTCTGCCAGTATGTCGGCCCCAGTGACATTGAGGATGACTGA